A section of the Marinoscillum sp. 108 genome encodes:
- a CDS encoding cytochrome c oxidase subunit II, whose product MVVGILISIFRVFTLVGIVKGDSKKEIPASNKLQASLLVVFLVLGIVGFFYYSFGGLDESFVLPLASEHGVVTDRLFWITMAITGFVFIVTQIFLFGFSYKYQHKEGNQAHFYPHNSKLEYIWTAVPAVVLAILIISGWKAWVDITGPAPEGAEVIEVMGYQYSWAVRYGGADKKLGDYDYKKIDVVNQVGIDFSDRASFDDFIPTKLYLPKGKPVLLQIRARDVIHSVYQPHFRLQMNAVPGMPTRFWFVPTKTTEEMRTETGNPEFNYELVCNKICGKGHFAMKYLIEVLEPEEYEKWYASQDAWLKQNADYLSQVPDELQEMARIASGIEDNAGIQKVGNSVVSSTY is encoded by the coding sequence TTGGTTGTAGGCATCCTGATTTCCATATTCAGGGTATTTACCTTGGTTGGGATAGTGAAGGGGGACTCGAAAAAAGAGATACCTGCCAGCAACAAACTTCAGGCTAGTTTACTTGTAGTATTTCTGGTTTTAGGAATAGTTGGTTTCTTTTACTATTCTTTTGGAGGTTTGGATGAGAGTTTTGTGTTGCCATTGGCCTCCGAGCATGGTGTGGTTACAGATCGTTTGTTCTGGATTACGATGGCCATCACGGGTTTCGTATTTATTGTGACCCAGATATTTTTGTTTGGGTTTTCTTATAAGTACCAGCATAAAGAGGGCAATCAGGCCCATTTCTACCCTCATAACAGTAAATTGGAGTACATCTGGACAGCTGTTCCGGCGGTGGTTTTGGCGATACTTATCATTTCCGGATGGAAGGCATGGGTTGATATTACGGGCCCTGCACCAGAAGGTGCTGAAGTGATTGAAGTAATGGGGTACCAGTATTCATGGGCCGTGAGATATGGTGGCGCCGATAAAAAACTCGGAGACTACGATTACAAGAAAATAGATGTGGTGAATCAGGTTGGAATTGATTTTAGCGATAGGGCATCCTTCGATGATTTTATTCCGACCAAATTGTATCTCCCAAAAGGAAAGCCTGTACTGCTCCAGATTCGAGCAAGGGATGTGATCCACAGTGTATATCAACCGCATTTCAGGTTACAAATGAACGCTGTACCAGGTATGCCAACCAGGTTCTGGTTTGTTCCTACCAAAACCACCGAGGAGATGCGTACAGAGACTGGAAATCCTGAATTCAACTATGAGTTAGTATGTAACAAGATATGTGGGAAGGGGCATTTTGCCATGAAATATTTGATCGAGGTACTAGAGCCTGAGGAGTATGAAAAGTGGTATGCTAGTCAGGATGCCTGGCTGAAACAAAATGCAGACTACCTTTCTCAGGTTCCTGATGAGTTGCAGGAAATGGCCAGAATAGCATCGGGTATTGAAGACAATGCCGGAATACAAAAAGTTGGAAATTCAGTTGTTAGCAGTACATATTAA
- a CDS encoding quinol:cytochrome C oxidoreductase, translating into MAEETFEFTAKTKKNLFIFIAVGAVLALLGIFSISMGGGHHELEGEAGHAFHWTQRLYANLWINNVYFAGIALIGVLFFAIQYAAQAGWSAGIKRIPLSFGAWIPFAGVLMLVTYFVAGHDLFHWTHHDLYDPASPDYDSIIAGKGPYFFWPLHGGSVPVFFLARLVIFFAVWYMLFAKLKSLAYKEDLEGGTEKWYQLRKLSAIFIIFFAVSSSMAAWDWVLSIDTHWFSTMFGWYNFASWWVSGLALTAFIVVLLKDKGYLSIVNANHIHDLGKFIFAFSVFWTYIWFSQFLLIYYANIPEETIYYVERWKNGQYAPLFYLNLIVNFFFPFLVLMTRNAKRHSRFIKVVAPVIIIGHWLDFYLMITPGTLKGNGGFGLLELGLMFVYSGAFIYVILNQLSKAPLYAKNHPMLEESLHHHI; encoded by the coding sequence ATGGCTGAGGAAACATTTGAATTTACAGCAAAGACCAAAAAGAATCTATTCATATTTATAGCAGTAGGGGCAGTTTTAGCTTTACTGGGAATTTTCTCTATATCTATGGGTGGAGGTCACCATGAGTTGGAAGGGGAGGCTGGTCATGCATTCCACTGGACTCAAAGGCTCTACGCAAACCTATGGATCAATAATGTATATTTTGCTGGAATAGCTCTTATTGGAGTGCTGTTCTTTGCCATTCAATATGCAGCCCAGGCGGGATGGTCTGCTGGGATTAAGAGAATACCTCTTTCATTTGGAGCTTGGATTCCATTTGCAGGTGTTCTGATGTTAGTTACTTATTTTGTGGCAGGTCACGACTTGTTTCACTGGACTCATCATGATCTTTATGATCCTGCATCCCCGGACTATGATTCTATCATTGCTGGTAAGGGCCCTTATTTCTTTTGGCCACTTCATGGAGGATCGGTGCCTGTGTTCTTCCTGGCTCGTTTAGTTATTTTCTTTGCTGTATGGTATATGCTTTTTGCAAAGCTGAAAAGCTTGGCCTATAAAGAGGATTTAGAAGGTGGAACAGAGAAGTGGTATCAATTGAGAAAATTGTCTGCCATATTCATTATTTTCTTTGCAGTGTCTTCGTCCATGGCTGCCTGGGACTGGGTATTATCTATCGATACGCACTGGTTCAGCACCATGTTTGGATGGTACAACTTCGCCAGCTGGTGGGTTTCTGGATTGGCCTTGACTGCTTTCATTGTGGTTCTTTTGAAGGACAAAGGATACTTGAGTATAGTGAATGCCAATCATATTCATGATCTGGGCAAGTTCATCTTTGCTTTCAGTGTGTTCTGGACTTACATATGGTTTTCACAGTTTCTATTGATCTATTATGCCAATATCCCTGAGGAGACGATTTATTACGTGGAAAGATGGAAGAACGGTCAGTATGCGCCATTGTTTTACCTTAACCTGATCGTAAACTTTTTCTTCCCGTTCCTTGTATTGATGACAAGAAATGCGAAGCGGCATTCGAGATTCATCAAGGTGGTGGCTCCAGTTATAATCATCGGACACTGGCTCGATTTTTACCTGATGATTACACCGGGAACATTGAAAGGGAATGGAGGCTTTGGGCTGCTTGAGCTTGGCTTAATGTTCGTATACTCAGGAGCTTTTATCTATGTGATTTTGAATCAGTTGTCTAAGGCACCACTGTATGCCAAGAATCACCCAATGCTGGAAGAAAGTTTACATCATCATATTTAA
- a CDS encoding cytochrome c: protein MLKHTYQILVAGVVTAMLGACAAGVDDTGLEYAPQMYHSTPYEPLSQITDESKGSWLDSNPEDEHGEFYNSNPYNPFKMTMREPVANTIKRGEYIASNGIAADDYATAEEVLTNPFADSKEALKEGKALYLRFCEHCHGEKGAGDGLVGEVYKGVTAYNSATVKDKKAGHIFWVITNGKGRMGAHASQISVDDRWKIATYVQTLQQQ from the coding sequence ATGTTAAAACATACATATCAAATACTAGTTGCGGGTGTGGTTACTGCCATGTTAGGTGCATGTGCTGCCGGAGTGGATGATACGGGCTTGGAATATGCTCCACAGATGTATCACTCTACTCCGTATGAACCACTTTCACAAATTACAGACGAGAGCAAAGGAAGTTGGTTGGATTCAAATCCTGAGGATGAACATGGTGAGTTTTATAACTCAAATCCATACAATCCTTTTAAGATGACCATGAGAGAGCCCGTGGCGAATACCATTAAGAGGGGTGAGTATATTGCTTCGAATGGTATAGCAGCTGATGATTATGCTACTGCTGAAGAGGTTTTAACTAATCCATTTGCTGACTCGAAGGAAGCTTTGAAAGAAGGTAAGGCTCTTTATCTCAGGTTTTGTGAGCATTGCCATGGAGAAAAAGGTGCAGGCGATGGACTGGTAGGTGAAGTATATAAGGGTGTAACAGCCTATAATTCTGCCACAGTAAAGGATAAAAAGGCCGGTCATATTTTCTGGGTGATTACTAATGGCAAGGGACGCATGGGAGCCCATGCCTCTCAGATAAGTGTGGATGATCGCTGGAAGATCGCTACTTATGTACAAACTCTGCAACAACAATAA
- a CDS encoding DUF3341 domain-containing protein has translation MAHESNYIVGVYEDEDVLLKAITQVRAGGVKIHEVYSPFPVHGIDDVLGYKGSRLSVVAFLFGLLGTSLALTMQLGMMTVDWPMIIGGKDYAPIPSFIPVTFELTVLLASFGMVGTFMIISNLKPWGKPKLFDKRITDDKHIVAIDLGKNKVEEAAISSLLKASGASEVNLKTL, from the coding sequence ATGGCTCACGAAAGCAATTATATAGTCGGTGTATATGAAGATGAAGATGTTCTCTTGAAGGCGATCACTCAGGTGCGTGCAGGAGGAGTCAAAATTCATGAAGTTTATTCACCATTTCCGGTACATGGTATTGACGATGTGCTAGGTTACAAAGGTTCCAGATTATCTGTTGTAGCATTCCTGTTTGGATTATTGGGTACTTCATTGGCCCTTACCATGCAGTTGGGAATGATGACAGTAGATTGGCCAATGATCATTGGAGGAAAGGATTATGCTCCAATCCCATCATTTATCCCTGTGACATTTGAGTTGACCGTTTTGTTGGCCTCTTTTGGGATGGTGGGGACTTTTATGATTATTAGTAATCTTAAGCCCTGGGGAAAGCCGAAGCTATTTGACAAGCGTATTACTGACGATAAGCACATCGTAGCAATAGACCTTGGTAAAAATAAAGTTGAAGAAGCAGCTATCAGCAGTCTTTTGAAAGCAAGCGGAGCTTCTGAAGTGAATCTGAAAACACTTTAA
- the nrfD gene encoding NrfD/PsrC family molybdoenzyme membrane anchor subunit, with protein sequence MIAESAIREPLVTGGKTVHDVTEDIAGRVEEKPAKLWLFAMAISLGTLTIGAYAVAMTLWEGIGMWGLNKTVGWAWDITNFVWWVGIGHAGTLISAILLLFRQRWRMSINRAAEAMTIFAVICAAMFPVLHMGRPWLGFYWALPLPNTFGSLWVNFNSPLLWDVFAISTYFSVSLVFWYIGLIPDFATIRDRATNKVSAAVYGALSFGWDGAAKTWSRYETVALVLAGLATPLVLSVHTIVSFDFATSVIPGWHTTIFPPYFVAGAIFSGFAMVLTLLLITRKVYKLEDYITIQHIELMNIVIIITGSIVGVAYITEFFMAWYSGVEAEQYAFINRATGPYWWAYASMMTCNVISPQLFWFKKIRTNLAATFVISIIVNIGMWFERFVIIVTSLHRDFLPSSWAMFYPTMYDVGVYVFTFGLFFTAFFLFAKFFPVINMAEVKSIIKATGENKKA encoded by the coding sequence ATGATAGCAGAATCAGCAATTAGAGAGCCCTTAGTTACGGGTGGAAAAACAGTACACGACGTTACAGAGGACATTGCCGGAAGAGTAGAGGAAAAACCTGCGAAACTATGGCTGTTTGCCATGGCTATTTCGCTTGGTACATTGACCATAGGAGCATATGCTGTGGCCATGACCCTATGGGAAGGCATTGGAATGTGGGGATTGAACAAGACCGTTGGTTGGGCCTGGGATATTACCAACTTCGTTTGGTGGGTTGGTATTGGTCACGCAGGTACCTTGATTTCAGCCATTCTGTTGCTTTTTCGTCAACGTTGGAGAATGTCCATTAACCGGGCAGCTGAGGCGATGACCATATTTGCGGTAATCTGTGCTGCCATGTTCCCTGTTCTGCACATGGGAAGGCCATGGTTGGGCTTTTACTGGGCGTTGCCACTCCCTAACACTTTTGGATCACTTTGGGTAAACTTCAACTCACCACTATTGTGGGATGTATTTGCGATATCAACTTACTTCTCTGTATCACTTGTTTTCTGGTACATTGGTTTGATTCCTGATTTCGCTACCATCAGGGACAGAGCCACCAACAAAGTTTCTGCTGCCGTATATGGCGCATTGAGCTTTGGATGGGATGGAGCGGCTAAAACCTGGTCAAGGTATGAGACCGTGGCATTGGTGCTTGCTGGTTTGGCAACACCTCTGGTACTTTCAGTACACACGATTGTATCTTTTGACTTTGCGACCTCAGTAATTCCGGGTTGGCACACAACCATCTTTCCACCTTACTTCGTAGCGGGTGCGATCTTCTCAGGTTTTGCAATGGTATTGACACTTCTTCTGATCACCAGAAAGGTGTATAAACTTGAAGATTACATCACTATTCAGCACATCGAACTAATGAACATTGTAATCATTATTACAGGTTCTATAGTGGGTGTGGCTTACATCACAGAATTTTTCATGGCATGGTATTCCGGAGTGGAGGCAGAGCAATATGCTTTCATCAACCGAGCTACAGGACCATACTGGTGGGCATATGCCTCTATGATGACTTGTAATGTGATCTCTCCGCAGCTCTTCTGGTTTAAGAAGATCAGAACCAATCTGGCTGCTACGTTTGTGATTTCTATTATCGTAAATATTGGAATGTGGTTTGAGCGTTTCGTGATCATCGTGACGTCACTACATAGAGACTTTTTGCCTTCAAGCTGGGCGATGTTCTATCCAACCATGTACGATGTAGGAGTATATGTATTCACTTTTGGATTGTTTTTCACAGCGTTCTTCTTGTTTGCGAAGTTCTTCCCTGTGATCAACATGGCGGAAGTAAAAAGTATTATTAAAGCAACTGGCGAAAACAAAAAAGCATAA
- a CDS encoding TAT-variant-translocated molybdopterin oxidoreductase, producing the protein MKETKKYWKGLEQLQNKAEFQKYANKEFPEYLPISGEDGGEPSRRDFLKLMGFGIAAVSLAACETPVKKAIPYVKKPVAVDPTLPNYYASTYVSGSDYCSVLVKTREGRPIKLEGNKLSTISGGGTTPQVESSVLSLYDQERLTDPKIDGAKVSWADLDSALAKEFAAANGKLTIVSNSIASPSTQATINKLTEKFGGTHVSYDQVSFSGMLSAYESAFGNRMMPYHDFSKAKTLVSFGADFLGAWPNRTANNKQFAAGRKLSKDKTDMSRAYAFESNLSLTGANADYRVAIKPSQEGLYVANLYNAVAAKMGATQVNVAKVDNELLTKAANDLVKTQGASLVMSGSNDINVQLMVIAINDLLGNYGATLDISKSVNLRKGNDAQFADFVNQLNAGSVAGVVFYNCNPVYDHPLGAQIEAGLAKAKFAVSTSDRGDETASLVKYQAPDHHFLESWNDFEPVTGFFSLSQPAIQNIFNTRQAQQSFMTWAGEEGSYYDLVRDTWNSNVFAKANSIEFFNFDAFWNKCLHDGVYEIKSEAQSASADVAVSAVASAIGSSYSLDNTGLELVIYQNSSVADGIQANNPWLQEMPDPITKATWDNYLTVSPKQAEEWGIEIGDMSTQKVNFTANGVTAEIPVLPQPGQAYGTVGLAIGYGRSKAGKVADGVGVNAYQFGTVSKGTVSFAVTTGVSAEPTGTPYRIAQTQTHQTYMGRETVIQETLLKNYQKDNQAGRNFPKIATAEGYKKPYAVSLWKGHEYPNHHWGMMIDLNSCTGCGSCTIACQTENNIPVVGKQEVLNRREMHWIRIDRYYSSDATEGKAMEDPAENPEVTFQPMMCQQCNNAPCETVCPVAATTHSSEGLNQMTYNRCIGTRYCANNCPYKVRRFNWFKYHDNKQFDKNMAMNNDLGKMVLNPDVTVRARGVMEKCTFCVQRIQSGKLEAKRNGRRPEDGEVVSACASACPSEALVFGDMKDPNSRISQMLQIKQNEKSVEAREPRAYHVLEELRVMPNIWYLTKVRNKDEVSKTEKAEA; encoded by the coding sequence ATGAAGGAAACTAAGAAATACTGGAAAGGATTAGAGCAGCTTCAAAACAAAGCTGAGTTTCAAAAATATGCTAACAAGGAGTTCCCGGAGTATTTGCCCATTAGTGGTGAAGACGGAGGGGAGCCATCTCGAAGGGATTTCCTTAAGCTTATGGGATTTGGTATAGCTGCTGTGTCATTGGCAGCTTGCGAGACCCCGGTTAAAAAGGCTATTCCTTACGTAAAGAAACCTGTAGCAGTTGATCCCACACTCCCTAATTACTATGCTTCCACATATGTGAGTGGTAGCGATTACTGCAGTGTGCTGGTGAAGACAAGAGAGGGTCGACCAATCAAGCTTGAAGGAAATAAGCTGTCTACCATTAGTGGTGGAGGCACCACTCCTCAGGTTGAGTCTTCTGTACTTTCTCTTTATGACCAGGAACGACTTACGGATCCTAAAATCGATGGAGCAAAAGTTTCATGGGCTGATTTGGACAGTGCTTTGGCAAAGGAATTTGCTGCGGCTAATGGCAAGTTGACCATAGTGAGCAACTCAATTGCTTCTCCTTCCACTCAGGCTACTATTAACAAATTGACTGAGAAATTTGGAGGCACTCACGTTTCCTATGATCAGGTATCGTTTAGCGGAATGCTTTCTGCTTACGAATCAGCTTTTGGAAACAGAATGATGCCATATCATGATTTCTCCAAAGCCAAGACTTTGGTTTCGTTTGGAGCTGACTTCCTTGGGGCCTGGCCAAACAGAACTGCCAACAACAAGCAATTTGCGGCAGGTCGTAAACTTTCTAAGGATAAAACAGATATGTCAAGGGCCTATGCTTTTGAATCGAATTTATCCCTTACAGGGGCCAACGCTGATTATAGAGTGGCGATTAAGCCCTCACAAGAAGGACTTTATGTAGCCAACCTTTACAATGCTGTGGCTGCCAAGATGGGAGCGACTCAAGTTAATGTCGCTAAAGTTGATAATGAGCTTTTGACTAAGGCTGCCAACGATTTGGTGAAGACACAAGGTGCTTCGTTGGTCATGAGCGGATCAAATGACATCAACGTACAGTTGATGGTGATCGCGATCAATGACTTGCTGGGTAACTATGGAGCTACTCTTGATATTTCAAAGTCAGTAAACCTGAGAAAAGGGAACGATGCTCAGTTTGCGGATTTCGTTAATCAATTGAATGCAGGATCTGTGGCAGGAGTAGTTTTCTACAACTGTAACCCTGTTTACGATCATCCACTTGGAGCTCAAATAGAGGCGGGTCTTGCCAAAGCTAAATTTGCGGTTTCTACCAGTGATAGAGGTGACGAGACTGCTTCGCTGGTGAAATACCAGGCGCCTGACCATCACTTCCTTGAATCCTGGAATGACTTTGAGCCAGTGACTGGATTCTTCAGTTTATCACAGCCGGCTATTCAAAACATCTTTAACACCCGACAAGCACAGCAGTCATTCATGACATGGGCTGGTGAAGAGGGTTCTTATTACGATTTGGTGCGTGACACCTGGAACTCTAACGTATTTGCTAAAGCCAATAGCATCGAGTTTTTCAACTTCGACGCGTTTTGGAACAAGTGTTTACATGATGGTGTATATGAAATTAAGAGTGAAGCACAATCAGCCTCTGCTGATGTGGCAGTGAGTGCTGTGGCTTCTGCCATCGGTTCTTCATATTCACTCGATAATACAGGATTGGAGTTGGTGATCTATCAAAACAGCAGTGTTGCTGATGGTATTCAGGCCAACAACCCCTGGCTTCAGGAAATGCCCGATCCTATTACCAAAGCTACTTGGGATAACTATTTAACTGTATCACCTAAGCAGGCCGAGGAGTGGGGAATTGAGATAGGGGACATGTCCACCCAGAAGGTGAATTTCACCGCAAATGGTGTGACAGCTGAAATCCCTGTGTTGCCACAGCCAGGTCAGGCATATGGCACGGTTGGTTTGGCCATTGGTTATGGTAGAAGCAAAGCAGGAAAGGTAGCCGATGGGGTAGGAGTAAACGCCTATCAGTTTGGTACGGTAAGCAAAGGAACTGTCAGTTTTGCCGTTACTACTGGTGTGAGCGCTGAGCCTACCGGTACACCTTATCGAATCGCTCAGACTCAGACGCACCAGACTTACATGGGCCGCGAGACTGTCATTCAGGAAACCCTCCTAAAGAACTATCAAAAAGATAATCAGGCCGGAAGAAATTTCCCTAAAATAGCTACCGCTGAGGGATACAAAAAACCTTACGCAGTTTCCCTTTGGAAGGGCCATGAATACCCAAATCACCATTGGGGTATGATGATTGACTTAAACTCTTGTACAGGGTGTGGATCATGTACGATCGCATGCCAGACAGAGAATAATATACCTGTAGTAGGAAAGCAAGAAGTACTCAACAGGCGTGAGATGCATTGGATCAGAATCGATAGATACTATAGTTCTGATGCCACAGAGGGTAAGGCCATGGAGGATCCAGCAGAAAATCCTGAGGTGACTTTCCAGCCGATGATGTGTCAGCAGTGTAATAACGCACCTTGCGAAACTGTATGTCCGGTGGCTGCAACCACACACAGCAGTGAAGGACTCAATCAAATGACTTACAACAGATGTATTGGTACAAGGTATTGTGCTAATAACTGTCCATATAAAGTAAGAAGATTTAACTGGTTCAAATACCACGATAACAAGCAGTTCGATAAGAACATGGCCATGAATAATGACCTGGGCAAGATGGTGTTGAATCCGGATGTGACAGTAAGGGCCAGAGGGGTTATGGAGAAATGTACTTTCTGTGTACAGAGAATCCAGTCAGGAAAGCTTGAAGCAAAAAGAAACGGAAGAAGACCTGAGGATGGAGAAGTTGTTTCAGCATGTGCAAGTGCTTGTCCTTCAGAGGCTTTGGTGTTTGGGGATATGAAAGATCCAAATAGCCGAATTTCTCAGATGCTTCAGATCAAGCAGAATGAGAAGAGTGTAGAAGCGAGAGAGCCAAGAGCCTATCACGTATTGGAAGAATTAAGAGTGATGCCAAATATTTGGTATCTGACTAAAGTCAGAAATAAAGATGAAGTGTCTAAAACTGAAAAAGCAGAAGCATAA
- a CDS encoding cytochrome c3 family protein: MSKATRFVLISLTYTFFLLLSFGALAQDAAGGGDADGIPTDEALASAGASIFKANCTQCHAINEVVIGPALKDVHERRSKEWLTSWIKNSQKLIQSGDEYAVEIWQQYNKTAMPAYPFSDEEITSLLSYIKVESNKEPAPVATAESGSTGQVVAGQGDSVSSGYLTAILVVLVVVLVLILIVLGLMVSVLTKYLKDQKELDAEDVEVVNQKTDIQKVLTSDFVIGSVIFIFVALLLKTAIDGAFTIGVQQGYQPNQPIAFSHQIHAGQFEIDCNYCHTGVRKSKAANIPSANICMNCHTAIKTESPEIQKIYAAIDYDPSTGEYGENTKPIEWVRVHNLPDLAYFNHSQHVEVGGLECQTCHGPVEEMDVVYQYSTLTMGWCINCHRETEVNTKDNEYYTKLVELHAEHSKEPLKVEDIGGLECSKCHY; encoded by the coding sequence ATGTCCAAAGCAACCAGATTTGTTTTAATCTCTCTCACCTACACATTTTTCTTATTATTATCATTTGGTGCACTGGCGCAAGATGCGGCCGGTGGTGGTGATGCAGATGGTATTCCTACAGATGAAGCACTGGCCTCAGCCGGAGCTAGCATATTCAAGGCGAACTGTACCCAATGTCATGCCATCAATGAAGTGGTTATTGGTCCAGCACTTAAGGATGTGCATGAGCGGAGATCTAAAGAGTGGTTGACGAGTTGGATAAAGAATTCGCAGAAGCTCATTCAAAGTGGTGATGAGTACGCCGTAGAAATATGGCAACAATATAACAAGACGGCTATGCCGGCTTACCCTTTCTCCGACGAAGAAATTACTTCTCTTCTCTCTTACATAAAAGTAGAGTCAAATAAAGAGCCTGCTCCGGTAGCAACTGCTGAGAGTGGTAGTACTGGCCAGGTGGTCGCAGGTCAAGGCGATTCTGTGTCCTCAGGCTACCTCACCGCTATACTGGTTGTATTGGTGGTTGTACTGGTCTTGATCCTTATCGTATTAGGGTTGATGGTCTCTGTGCTTACTAAGTACCTGAAAGATCAGAAGGAGTTAGATGCAGAAGATGTTGAGGTAGTCAACCAGAAAACTGATATTCAAAAAGTACTAACCAGTGATTTTGTGATTGGTTCGGTAATATTCATTTTCGTGGCCCTTTTACTTAAGACAGCTATTGACGGTGCGTTTACCATCGGAGTACAGCAGGGCTATCAGCCTAATCAACCCATCGCTTTTTCACACCAGATTCATGCGGGTCAGTTTGAAATAGACTGTAACTACTGTCATACCGGAGTGAGGAAGTCAAAAGCTGCCAACATTCCTTCTGCCAATATCTGTATGAATTGCCATACGGCCATCAAGACAGAATCTCCTGAGATTCAAAAGATTTATGCAGCCATTGATTACGATCCTTCTACCGGAGAGTATGGTGAAAACACTAAGCCTATCGAGTGGGTACGTGTTCACAACCTTCCTGACTTGGCTTATTTCAACCACTCACAGCACGTGGAAGTAGGTGGGTTGGAATGTCAGACTTGTCATGGTCCTGTCGAGGAAATGGATGTTGTATACCAATATTCTACCCTTACCATGGGGTGGTGTATCAACTGTCACAGAGAAACAGAAGTTAACACAAAAGATAACGAATACTACACCAAGTTAGTGGAGTTGCATGCTGAGCATAGCAAAGAACCTCTTAAAGTAGAGGACATTGGAGGTTTGGAGTGTTCAAAATGTCATTATTAA
- a CDS encoding alanine racemase, producing MAYLKLKRKSLQHNYQYIASKLDAEGIEWGVVSKLLCGTKNFIQELVDLGVREIHDSRVSNLKTVKQIDSGIQTVYIKPPAKKAIPSIIKYADVSFNTELSTIRLLSEEAGRQNKLHKIIIMIEMGDLREGVLGEQLLEFYGQIFELPNITVVGLGTNLNCLYGVMPSQDKLIQLSLYKQLIEAKFNRKIEWVSGGTSVVFPLLLNRQLPKGINHFRIGEMLYFGNNLFTNKGVKGMKSDVFMLHAQIIELIEKPKVPSGDLATNPSGEQFEINEEDYGKTSYRAILDLGLLDISTDFLIPVEKGVKITGASSDMIVIDLGRTKRNYQVGDWVKFKLKYMGALGLLNSDYIDKIVE from the coding sequence ATGGCTTATCTAAAGCTTAAGAGAAAATCACTTCAGCACAACTACCAATACATCGCTTCCAAACTGGATGCCGAGGGTATTGAGTGGGGCGTAGTATCGAAGCTTCTGTGTGGTACTAAAAACTTTATTCAGGAACTTGTGGATCTGGGAGTTCGCGAGATTCATGACTCCAGGGTGAGCAATCTGAAGACCGTCAAACAAATTGATTCGGGTATTCAAACAGTATATATTAAGCCCCCTGCAAAGAAGGCCATCCCCAGTATTATTAAATATGCAGATGTAAGCTTCAATACAGAGCTTTCTACCATACGTCTGCTCTCTGAGGAAGCCGGACGTCAAAATAAGCTCCATAAGATCATCATTATGATCGAAATGGGAGATTTGAGAGAAGGAGTTCTCGGAGAGCAGTTATTGGAGTTCTACGGTCAAATTTTTGAGCTACCCAATATTACGGTGGTGGGGCTAGGCACCAATCTCAATTGCCTGTATGGAGTGATGCCCTCACAGGATAAACTCATACAGTTGAGTCTTTATAAGCAATTGATTGAAGCCAAATTCAATCGAAAAATTGAATGGGTTTCTGGAGGCACATCAGTGGTTTTTCCGCTGTTGCTCAATCGCCAACTACCTAAGGGCATCAACCATTTCAGAATAGGGGAGATGTTGTATTTTGGCAATAACCTCTTTACCAACAAGGGAGTAAAGGGCATGAAAAGCGATGTTTTTATGCTCCATGCTCAAATTATTGAATTGATAGAAAAACCCAAAGTGCCTTCAGGGGATTTAGCTACTAACCCCTCTGGTGAACAATTCGAGATCAACGAAGAGGATTATGGCAAGACCAGCTACCGCGCCATTCTGGATCTGGGCTTACTGGATATCTCCACAGACTTCTTAATTCCTGTGGAAAAGGGAGTGAAAATCACCGGTGCCAGCTCCGATATGATTGTCATTGATCTTGGCCGCACCAAGCGAAATTATCAGGTGGGAGATTGGGTGAAATTTAAGCTCAAATACATGGGAGCTTTAGGGTTGCTAAATTCAGACTACATCGATAAAATCGTTGAATAG